In Corticium candelabrum chromosome 1, ooCorCand1.1, whole genome shotgun sequence, the genomic stretch TGCATAGAAACAAAAATGTACGGGTCCACAATAACTAGAGTGCCTTTAGtcgtcaggatggcaacctcgcTGGTATAATTGGTCATCGCGTGAACTCAGAtagtcgtcaaatgacaacttgatgaCCACTTTTTCGAACACTGATCCACAAATGACCGTATACAAGCATAAACATTTAATAGGAAAATAAATTGTTCACGAGAGGTGTGTTGACAGCAATTATGCAATCATGGCCTGATCTATCTGCTTTATTCTTTAGCTTTCAGCAAATTATGTAGTTGGATGTTCTTGCTTAGAGATGTTGAGGTACATCTTGATTTTGGCACAAGTCTGTCATTGATATGTAGAGAAAGCTGTGTGCTCTAGTATGGTGTTGTCTCAGAATTTTTCATTTGGTGATTGTTGGGTATTGACACTATTGTACGTTAGGGTTTAGAGAGATCAAGCATAGGTacctagatttggttgaggggGCACACATTTGCCTAAgagggcgtggctttgcacAACAAGGATAAATGTTTTATTAGTTAATCATGTATATTCATGCTACAAAGCAAAAGAACAGAAAACCAACATTAACACTATAGTGTAGGTGCAGTACTACTGTAAGTCTTGTCAGTgttatcaatttctatgtctgtCAGCCTTATATATTGATAGCTGGAAAAATTAAGGGGGCACATGCCGCTAGTCCCCCTGGTCCTACACCTATGTTTCCATTCACAGTGCCTTGCTAAGCACAAGGGCACGTATACTACGGCTGGATATACTTTGGCAATGTTTAGCATCTGTAGAAGACATTCATAGTTAATCGCTATGTCATTGTGGTTGTACTGTGATAGGGCTACATatcaaaaatatttaatttcaCTATGAAATCAAGAAACCAGAAACAAAATCTCCTTCTCTACATCAAGCTAAGTTGCACAATTTGGACATTATATTTTTGCAGTCAGTCGATTATTGCAGGATCGCTTGAGTCATCCGTAACCATAGGCTAACTTGAAACAGCTGTATATACAATAATATACAGTAACTATCAAAGTGTTTCATTTAGGTGTGTGTAGAAAGTATTTTGTCAATGATATAGATGTGTTCATAGATGATAGACTAGTAAATATTCTTCAAGTGCCTTGTAGTTTAGACATGAAATTATACATACTCGTTATAAATTTAGTGTATTTACTGGACATTCTCCATCTGGTTCAGGTCAGCTAGGCAACGCAATCACAATTTGCTCCCATGATGCATGGATAAGGGAGGTTAACAGAGTAATGATATTCGGAACTCTAAATGCCATAGGCAAAATTGAACTCGATAAGTATTCCTTCACTGGTATTATTTTGTGGAAAGTGGAGACTCACATGTCATATCAAAATTCAATATTGTCTACTAATTTGTCGAGTTAGACATACTTTTTCACATTCAAATAACAGGTTCCTCATCTAGTACTCTACAAAAATGAACACGACACGTACATACCATGTACAATACTAGGCTGCTTTGTCTTCATTGATCAACAGTGACTCCTTCGATTCGGTTGTTTTCATGAATGAATATCTCCACGATTTCGAGAAGTGTAAAATTCTATGATAAAGCATAACACATCAAGAAACCAATACCACCAAAACCTAAGGTATGTTAAATTTGCAAGTTACAGTATTCGTATAATTTGTATAAGTATTTGATATCTCTAATGTTTCCATCTGAGATCATTTATCATAAACCGTCATGACAACTATTGTTTGTAGCAGTAGTAGCATCACcctttgtcaattaattattgtatagCAAATGAATACGACTTACACTATGAGAATGAACATGACTACATAAACGAAAGCCATGACAAGGAAAGTGAAAGCTCCAGAATTGGGTAGAAAGCTGATATTGTCTTGATTGATAGCAGAATACAATGGATTGAAGATTACTAGTGCTAGTAATGAATTTGTGGTCTCCACAGATGATGAAAGAGAGAAGAGGGCTCCTTGGTGTTCTTTCACAACACATTTTGATAACATAGATCTCAATGTTGGAGCAACAACAGCAGATGGTAAGCCGATGCCCAAAACTTcaataaacaacaactgatcagagcaacagcaacaaattgaaAACAAGTTACTTTGCAGTCACATACAGTAACACAAAGTAAAATGCTTCACTAATCAAATATACCTAGAAACATGCTCCATGTTGAGGTGACAAATGCGAGATAGACAAATTCTGCAATAAAAGATAGAATACCCAGCAATACTATTGTTGTATCTCTCATATGGAAGAAAGTGGTAAAAACAGTTAAAACGATTGTTGCCCCCAAAATCATACAGAAATATGACAATCCAAAGAAGTAACCGATTATGCTTGTACTCCAACACAAAGGTGTACCAAGAAAATAAAGGTACATTATGGTAGGCGAACCATCACTGACGAGAACACTGAGGCCGTCAGCAAGCAACAACAGGTAAAGGCACCATAACGGTTTAATGTGTAACTCTCCTGATTTCAATATCTGAAAGCCTCCGATGGCAGACTTCATACTACATCCATTCCCATCATCGGTTGGAGTAACATCATTATCAACATAATCATCATGAAGACTTCTCCTCTCCTCATTGTTGACATATCCTGAATCTTCAATTCTAGGGGGATCATCAAGCAAGaaaaacacatacaacagGCAGAAAACGTAACTGAACAGATTTGCGAAGAGAACACTATAAGAGCCAATGTACTGCAACAGAACACCACCAGCCGTTCGTCCCATTCCTGCTCCTAGAGCCATCATTCCTGTCAGTATGCCAAGACGCCTCGTTCTTGTTTTGATGCTAGACACATCTGACGTGTAAGAATAGACGGCCAGATACACCAAAGTGCTACCACCGGATAACCCGTATGCTATGGTACCAAAAAATATGTAACCAATGGGCAATTTCCAGTAGACAATAACCAGCAGTACAATCATGGAGCAAGCTCCTCCAATCGCAGGAATTATCATCATCAACCTCCTGCCGTGTTTGAGTCTATCCGACCAGCTGCCAATTACTAGAGTCACGACAACCGACGGAATGTAGATAGACATAACGATGTAGAGCAGCCATTTTGATGCGACAGACTGAGCCTTCCTCTCCGTCTCAAATTCCTCCCCCGAGTTGTTTCCACACGTTTGTGTCCTATTATTGGTCTGCACTTCGTATTCCCTGTAGAAGTAGTCGTTCAAAAAGCTAGTGACCCAAGTCGTTTCCGACATCAATGCAAAGAAAAAGAATAAAAGGACGGGATCAGGCACTCGTACACGACAGGATGCCATGCCTACCTTACAAGAGCCAAGGCGGGTCTACCGCGCGTGGGCAAAAACATGCAATTACAAACATCAGCATCCGTATTGGCATCCAGCATGCGTACTAGAGTACTAGTGTGTGAAATATTTGTAGCGACTGTGAGGCGAGTAGACATCGTTATTCGAAACTTGCTCATAACGTATGCAGTAAACTGAGAGCAGAGTTAGCGCTCTGAAAGCGGCTACAGAAGAAGAGCTTCAGTCCGGGAGCCACACAAGAAGgacgtgctaaaacacgtggagttagcgcgaggagaggactgggtgtACGAGTCTTGCCACAAACTTCAAAAGAGCATAACTTCCCCAGTGCTATAAGCTGTAGTAGGCATGCATATTACAATATACGCATGTGTACATCCTAGATGACATGAGTTGGATTCTCTAAGAAACAATTTAGAATCATGTACAAAATTCAGTTCTTAGGTTAAAACTTGAGTGATTACAGCAATTcatatacactgtatacatgtacatgtagatgCCTTCAAAATTACTGTCAGTCATTGCATGCTATGACGTCATGGGCCTGAATATGAtaaaaacatttaaaaaaCTGTTGAAATAATATGATATACACTGTAGTTGATACTGATTTAAATTTCAATGCTTACGCTGTAGACTGTACATGTTAGCAACTCGGTATGCTGTATGGTTCAATTCGAGATCACTGACTAGACCAACTGAACTGACGTGGTATGGACATCACTTGACTGGTCCTTAATAAGTTTGTTTTGCCGATGCCTCCTGACACAACAACTCCAAGGTAGAACACTTCTCGCTTCTTTGGATAGAAATACGTATGGTAAAAGAGTGATTGAATATAGAATTAGCACTAAGCGGGAAATAATGGTGAAGACTGGGTATTGATAATCAAGAAATGTTTGAGGACAGTCCCAGCTGTCGGGCTGATTCTTCAAGCAATTATAGTACTCCTTTACATAAAACAATATAACTTCAAAATTTCGAGCTTTCAGTCcgaaacagataaacagaagaGTTGAGACGATTGGTGTCATGATTGCCAACAAATAGAATCTCCACCGCAACACACGTATCTCATTCACTTGATTAGTATTAGCATGTAGCATGGAGTTTGAAGATTCAGTTTGTAGTTTTCTTCGCCTCTTAACAGCCTAACAACAAACCATTGTGACTattacacacagacacgtgaacacacacacacagacacacacacacacacacacacacacacacacacacacacacacacacacacacaaatgcatgcattCATACACTATAGCTCACACAGAGACATTAATGCTTCTATTTTTCTCATCTAGTATCCATTCCACGTTAGCTACATCACCTGATTTAATCCAATTGCAACATCAGACAGCAACACCACAAGAAGAAACGATCCCAATTGCATCGGTAATCCCAGTGTAACATATGCCAGTTCTTTAGAAGCAGGCGCACAACGAGGATGATCAACACCACCTTTGAACGACGTTCCAGTCATGTATGGCACACTCACAAGAACAGCAGGGAGCAACCACGATATCAACGACTCAATAATATGAACCTTTACCTTTGCTCGATTTGAGAAGAAACGAGCTTGTGACGGTCTACGGATGATCTGCCAAAGATTGATTGCTGAACAGATCCACCAACAGGTAAATGAAAGAATTGTATATTGAAACACCATAcctaaattaataattaatcaatattaattaaaacaacaaactacaacTTTGCATACTTATGATTATGCAATACGAAGATGGATTCTTCACTGATTCTAGCAAATCTTGATGGGTGCAATGGACATCAGATTCACTGCTTATAATTTCAGCTACATCCGTTAGGCCTATCAATGCAAGTAATTCACACTAAGCCAAGACCGTGACTGATTCAGTAGTTAATCCAGTGTTACATTACCAAACAGAAACGTGTTCACCATCATGTAGAAGGACATGATATGAGGAAACTGCCATCTAACAAAGGGAAACTCATGTAAGCTTCCGTGCACGatctcaacaacaacagcaacaacaacaacaacaacaacaacaacacacacaccgttcgatgcaaacacactcacgtgcacacatgcataatAGTCAAGCTTACAATGTATGTCTTAGCTTGATCCACGTAATGACTACAGCAACTCCAATAAGAAAATGTACAATAGCTTCTAAGAAGAGGACAGGTTTCTCGCTTCTCTCTTCAACTGCAGGCAACCACGTCCATTCACCACAAGGGAAGTAACAATCACCATTATCAGCTCTCCTCAATGGAGACCGACAACtgacaaaaatttatttaaaggTCACAACCATCAATATATTGACTTTGACTACTTGATTACTTACTAGCTATGCCTACTAGAATTCACTTGCAAAATACTCTGGAAAGAGCTCGATAGATCAGATGATTCCTAAcagaaatcaaacaaacacttACTGTGTacgtatatatttatttgatGCACTAATACTTTGTTCTAGAATGTGTTCATGTGCCAGTAATCATTACAATGTATGACCTTTCTCAATTCAACACGTACCAATCAGTTCTGTAAATAATATTGTTTTACTACTTTTCATATGAGTTGCATTTGCCTGGTCTCACATCACAATACTGACTtactatacacatgtacaaaaGAAATTTAGACTGTCGCTAGCAACACATTTTCCACACACTCTCAatgtataattaaataaataatatattttttactgtacagtaaataaACCACCAAACTATAAATACCAAGTGAAATCCTGTTTAAATAGTTACTGTTAATATGTTGCCCACATTACTATGAGTTCTGTTCTGCAACAAAATTCAACAATTACACATCAACATCCAACAAGTTTGGTATACTACCCTAAGCTGCATTTCTAATGCTCCCATTAAGCTTATGCAGTCAGCTTTCAACTGCTTTTGAACAAgcaatatttataataattatatataaaatatagaTGTATAAATACTTTCTAAATTGACAATTATTCAAATTTGTAGTTGTGTTTGTGCCATTTATATCATGTATTATTATGTCTATTACCTAAACACGGCCATCAGCTGCTATACATCCAAAGAAGCTGCTAAAGCTGAGCCAAACATTACAAAAAGATGACACcatgtaaaaattaaaaaaaattgtttttactTTGTGGTAAGTTAATCACCAAAATATTACCTGTATATACACTTACGGAAAACAACTGTCATATTGGGAAATTTATGTTCTCGAAGGTCCTTCAAATTACCATCTTAATTCCACTAACTTTTAATTTGATTTGACTGCCTTTGAAGTCATTGTGGCCTCCTGTTCTAAATTTTAGTTTACTGTAGTATTAATCACTACTAAAAATATTCAAGGATCTAGACAGCTTGCATGCTATAAAGCTCTAGCCACTAGAGATTCAACACTACCAGCTAGGTCGCAGACGACTAATTAGCTACAAATACTGACGCACATTTGATGTTGAGTCATTCGTAGTAGGTAAGCCG encodes the following:
- the LOC134190886 gene encoding proton-coupled folate transporter-like, which codes for MASCRVRVPDPVLLFFFFALMSETTWVTSFLNDYFYREYEVQTNNRTQTCGNNSGEEFETERKAQSVASKWLLYIVMSIYIPSVVVTLVIGSWSDRLKHGRRLMMIIPAIGGACSMIVLLVIVYWKLPIGYIFFGTIAYGLSGGSTLVYLAVYSYTSDVSSIKTRTRRLGILTGMMALGAGMGRTAGGVLLQYIGSYSVLFANLFSYVFCLLYVFFLLDDPPRIEDSGYVNNEERRSLHDDYVDNDVTPTDDGNGCSMKSAIGGFQILKSGELHIKPLWCLYLLLLADGLSVLVSDGSPTIMYLYFLGTPLCWSTSIIGYFFGLSYFCMILGATIVLTVFTTFFHMRDTTIVLLGILSFIAEFVYLAFVTSTWSMFLVLGIGLPSAVVAPTLRSMLSKCVVKEHQGALFSLSSSVETTNSLLALVIFNPLYSAINQDNISFLPNSGAFTFLVMAFVYVVMFILIVILHFSKSWRYSFMKTTESKESLLINEDKAA
- the LOC134184860 gene encoding uncharacterized protein LOC134184860 isoform X2, yielding MSLATSSLRQSYRLAVCLTHVHQKGLSCQSNEVDSSKVESDRHVGDWEKMKQRGTRVFQESSDLSSSFQSILQVNSSRHSYCRSPLRRADNGDCYFPCGEWTWLPAVEERSEKPVLFLEAIVHFLIGVAVVITWIKLRHTLWQFPHIMSFYMMVNTFLFGLTDVAEIISSESDVHCTHQDLLESVKNPSSYCIIISMVFQYTILSFTCWWICSAINLWQIIRRPSQARFFSNRAKVKVHIIESLISWLLPAVLVSVPYMTGTSFKGGVDHPRCAPASKELAYVTLGLPMQLGSFLLVVLLSDVAIGLNQAVKRRRKLQTESSNSMLHANTNQVNEIRVLRWRFYLLAIMTPIVSTLLFICFGLKARNFEVILFYVKEYYNCLKNQPDSWDCPQTFLDYQYPVFTIISRLVLILYSITLLPYVFLSKEARSVLPWSCCVRRHRQNKLIKDQSSDVHTTSVQLV
- the LOC134184860 gene encoding uncharacterized protein LOC134184860 isoform X1, translating into MSLATSSLRQSYRLAVCLTHVHQKGLSCQSNEVDSSKVESDRHVGDWEKMKQRGTRVFQVCCLVLLFGMMLLPTGAYLSSVGLPTTNDSTSNESSDLSSSFQSILQVNSSRHSYCRSPLRRADNGDCYFPCGEWTWLPAVEERSEKPVLFLEAIVHFLIGVAVVITWIKLRHTLWQFPHIMSFYMMVNTFLFGLTDVAEIISSESDVHCTHQDLLESVKNPSSYCIIISMVFQYTILSFTCWWICSAINLWQIIRRPSQARFFSNRAKVKVHIIESLISWLLPAVLVSVPYMTGTSFKGGVDHPRCAPASKELAYVTLGLPMQLGSFLLVVLLSDVAIGLNQAVKRRRKLQTESSNSMLHANTNQVNEIRVLRWRFYLLAIMTPIVSTLLFICFGLKARNFEVILFYVKEYYNCLKNQPDSWDCPQTFLDYQYPVFTIISRLVLILYSITLLPYVFLSKEARSVLPWSCCVRRHRQNKLIKDQSSDVHTTSVQLV